A stretch of Aerococcaceae bacterium zg-252 DNA encodes these proteins:
- a CDS encoding superoxide dismutase — MTFELPKLPYAYDALEPVIDAATMEIHHTKHHNAYVTNLNNAIAGTEFENATIEELVKEYAKLPESIQNAVRNNGGGHYNHTLFWEQLQPAGNSEIPAALETKLVDAFGSVDAFKEKFAQAAATRFGSGWAWLVSNNGALEVVSTPNQDNPLTDGLVPLLGLDVWEHAYYLNYQNRRPDYIKAFWDVVNWDVVAQRLG; from the coding sequence ATGACTTTTGAATTACCTAAATTACCGTATGCTTATGATGCGTTAGAACCTGTAATTGATGCAGCGACAATGGAAATTCATCATACTAAACATCATAATGCTTATGTAACAAACTTAAATAATGCGATTGCAGGAACAGAATTTGAAAATGCTACAATTGAAGAATTAGTAAAAGAGTATGCTAAATTACCAGAATCAATTCAAAACGCTGTTCGCAATAATGGTGGTGGACACTATAACCACACATTATTCTGGGAACAATTACAACCAGCTGGTAATAGCGAAATTCCAGCAGCATTGGAAACAAAATTAGTTGATGCATTTGGTTCAGTTGATGCATTTAAAGAAAAATTTGCACAAGCTGCTGCTACTCGTTTTGGTTCAGGTTGGGCATGGTTAGTATCAAATAATGGTGCATTAGAAGTAGTTTCAACACCAAACCAAGATAACCCATTAACAGATGGTTTAGTGCCATTATTAGGTTTAGATGTTTGGGAACACGCATACTACTTAAACTATCAAAACCGTCGTCCAGATTACATTAAAGCATTCTGGGATGTTGTGAATTGGGATGTAGTCGCACAACGTTTAGGCTAA
- a CDS encoding winged helix-turn-helix transcriptional regulator, whose amino-acid sequence MNKIKEVESLKAYIGLKRTTNRIEADTRKLIAKYKLNMNEFAILEFLLHKGPATMQVLKEGILAANTSITYIVDKLCEKNYIVREFDSKDRRIINVSLTEQGRELISELFPIHAEQLTEAFEHISLEEMGQLRHLLKKINGISSNF is encoded by the coding sequence ATGAACAAAATAAAGGAAGTGGAATCATTAAAAGCCTATATCGGTTTAAAGAGAACCACGAATCGAATTGAAGCAGATACACGAAAATTAATTGCTAAATATAAGCTGAACATGAATGAGTTTGCTATCTTGGAGTTTCTTCTCCATAAAGGACCTGCGACTATGCAAGTATTAAAAGAGGGTATATTGGCGGCTAATACAAGTATTACCTATATCGTTGATAAACTCTGTGAAAAAAATTATATAGTTCGTGAATTTGATAGTAAAGACAGACGTATTATTAATGTTTCATTAACGGAACAAGGTAGAGAACTGATTAGTGAATTGTTTCCAATTCATGCGGAACAGTTGACAGAAGCGTTCGAACATATTTCTCTTGAAGAAATGGGGCAGTTACGTCATCTGTTGAAGAAAATAAATGGAATTTCATCAAATTTTTAG
- a CDS encoding helix-turn-helix transcriptional regulator — protein sequence MRVIKDVINRDYLLQLILRKGSSICHLADSIGVSRNTISRIVNGYTVPSLEVVHLIRDFLALDDVEVVAIFHPK from the coding sequence ATGCGAGTGATAAAGGACGTCATTAATCGTGACTATTTATTACAACTAATTTTACGAAAAGGGAGTAGTATTTGTCATTTGGCTGACAGTATTGGTGTGTCACGCAATACAATCTCACGAATTGTAAATGGATATACTGTACCGTCACTAGAAGTCGTACATTTAATTCGTGATTTTTTAGCATTAGATGATGTTGAAGTTGTCGCAATTTTTCATCCGAAATAA
- a CDS encoding DUF2922 domain-containing protein — protein sequence MSEVVTEKFEMSFKNQAGKSKKVSINNPRTGIDRQTAENAVKKFVDSPIFVDESGDAYEKAVNAQYVRRTVNEVYRNEE from the coding sequence ATGAGTGAAGTAGTAACTGAAAAATTTGAGATGAGTTTTAAAAATCAAGCAGGGAAATCGAAAAAAGTAAGCATTAATAATCCACGTACAGGTATCGACCGTCAAACGGCTGAAAATGCAGTGAAAAAATTTGTAGATTCACCGATATTTGTTGATGAGTCTGGTGATGCTTATGAAAAAGCAGTTAATGCACAGTATGTTCGTCGAACGGTAAATGAAGTTTACCGTAACGAGGAGTAG
- a CDS encoding CHAP domain-containing protein, translating to MSFIEQLLSTLRLYIGVQQYSAIHRSIVDAYNAVTPIPMGYRVRYDDDWCDVFVTFIADKLGFSDVIGRECGVERHKQLMRQKGVWLGKVEPRAGDILLFDWDNGGFADHIGFVEQVDTHYVHTIEGNSNRQVARNKYLKGDSRIVGYARPFRITDKHNLQLITNVARSVIRGEWGNGAERVQRLMASGYDSRRIQAEVNRLMTQ from the coding sequence ATGTCGTTCATCGAGCAATTGCTTAGTACGCTTCGATTATATATCGGTGTGCAACAATATTCGGCTATTCATCGTTCAATTGTCGATGCATACAATGCTGTCACACCAATTCCAATGGGGTATCGAGTTCGATACGATGATGATTGGTGCGATGTGTTTGTAACCTTTATAGCTGATAAATTAGGATTTAGTGACGTGATTGGTAGGGAGTGTGGTGTTGAACGCCATAAGCAATTGATGCGTCAAAAAGGTGTTTGGCTAGGTAAAGTAGAGCCACGAGCAGGTGATATTCTATTATTTGATTGGGATAACGGTGGTTTTGCAGACCATATCGGTTTTGTGGAGCAGGTGGATACGCATTATGTTCACACGATAGAGGGGAATAGCAATCGTCAAGTTGCTAGGAACAAGTATTTAAAAGGAGATAGTCGTATTGTTGGCTATGCACGACCATTTCGTATAACGGACAAACATAATTTGCAGTTAATAACTAATGTGGCTCGCTCAGTCATTCGTGGAGAGTGGGGCAATGGTGCAGAGCGTGTTCAACGCTTAATGGCATCGGGCTATGATAGCCGTCGAATACAAGCAGAAGTAAATCGTTTGATGACACAGTAA
- a CDS encoding phage holin, translated as MHLSNRLYDVLKWLVLIGLPALAVLVKGLGDIYGWFQAEQMVALTNLIAMFIGSLIQLSSHHYHQGGSGPDVVHRAIA; from the coding sequence ATGCATCTTAGTAATCGTCTATATGATGTATTAAAATGGTTGGTACTAATTGGATTACCTGCCTTAGCCGTTTTGGTTAAGGGGTTAGGTGATATTTATGGTTGGTTTCAAGCTGAACAAATGGTGGCACTGACTAACTTAATCGCAATGTTTATCGGGAGTTTAATTCAGTTGTCATCTCACCATTATCATCAAGGGGGAAGTGGACCAGATGTCGTTCATCGAGCAATTGCTTAG
- a CDS encoding sigma-70 family RNA polymerase sigma factor — protein sequence MENYQQNLEEQFKQYEGLVYFVLKRKGIYHGNSEFEDWAQELRIHLFQLLVKFHETNTQLEYPKAYLIRALEWQLSKLIRQQYYRVDEVHDDLLIENGLSTESEYTVYEFMASLPKTLSVKETMLLEYLLNGYSLKEIAKLCHCQYRTIVRWRKKLIEHLKSHGFGKD from the coding sequence ATGGAAAATTATCAACAAAATTTGGAAGAACAATTCAAACAGTACGAGGGTTTAGTTTATTTTGTATTAAAGCGTAAAGGTATTTATCATGGAAATTCAGAGTTTGAAGACTGGGCACAAGAATTACGAATCCATTTATTTCAATTACTGGTAAAATTTCACGAAACCAATACACAATTAGAGTATCCAAAAGCCTACTTAATTCGTGCATTAGAGTGGCAATTATCTAAGTTGATTCGACAACAATATTATCGAGTTGATGAAGTGCATGATGACTTATTGATTGAAAATGGATTATCAACAGAATCAGAATATACGGTCTATGAATTTATGGCATCGCTACCTAAGACATTATCAGTTAAAGAAACGATGTTATTGGAATACTTATTAAATGGTTATTCTTTAAAAGAAATTGCAAAGTTATGTCATTGTCAATATCGCACAATTGTCCGTTGGCGTAAAAAGTTGATTGAACATCTTAAATCGCATGGATTTGGTAAAGATTAA
- a CDS encoding LPXTG cell wall anchor domain-containing protein, translated as MKNLDKLNATVNGDEASVINKGLLKNLDKLNATVNGDEASVINKGLLKNLDKLNATVNGDEASVINKGLLKNLDKLNATVNGDEASVINKGLLKNLDKLNATVNGDEASVINKDLLKNLDKLNATINGEASVVDKTLLNKDSLDKLTSFIGGSEKVNKTELHVDSATNVTVELTGEDVGRGLKLVVERLANNPVGDNLDASLKDKDLDFYNIHFVNAEGEVTQIKSEAWVTIPRDTAKEIVGVHYVATTGLSESLPFELLDYSVKFKVSHFSFYAVAYAAQATPNAEQSKAEAPKAEAPKAEAPKAEAPKAEAPKAEAPKAEAPKAEAPKAESLPETGEKDAYLIFGAAALSILAGVGLVSTRRQEN; from the coding sequence TTGAAGAACTTAGATAAATTAAATGCTACAGTCAACGGAGATGAAGCATCAGTAATTAACAAAGGTTTATTGAAGAACTTAGATAAATTAAATGCTACAGTTAACGGAGATGAAGCATCAGTAATTAACAAAGGTTTATTGAAGAACTTAGATAAATTAAATGCTACAGTCAACGGAGATGAAGCATCAGTAATTAACAAAGGTTTATTGAAGAACTTAGATAAATTAAATGCTACAGTCAACGGAGATGAAGCATCAGTAATTAACAAAGGTTTATTGAAGAACTTAGATAAATTAAATGCTACAGTCAATGGAGATGAAGCATCAGTAATTAACAAAGATTTATTGAAGAACTTAGATAAATTAAATGCTACAATCAACGGAGAAGCATCAGTAGTTGATAAAACTTTATTAAATAAAGATAGCTTAGATAAATTAACTTCTTTTATCGGAGGTTCAGAAAAAGTGAATAAGACTGAACTTCATGTTGATTCTGCTACAAATGTAACAGTTGAATTAACTGGTGAAGATGTAGGTCGAGGCTTAAAATTAGTTGTTGAACGTTTAGCTAACAACCCAGTTGGTGACAATCTTGATGCATCATTGAAAGATAAAGATTTAGATTTTTATAATATTCATTTTGTAAATGCTGAGGGAGAAGTTACACAAATCAAGTCTGAAGCATGGGTAACTATCCCAAGAGATACAGCTAAGGAGATTGTAGGTGTACATTATGTTGCGACTACTGGTTTGTCTGAAAGTTTACCATTCGAATTATTAGATTATTCAGTTAAATTTAAAGTGAGCCACTTTAGCTTTTATGCAGTAGCATATGCTGCCCAAGCAACTCCTAACGCTGAGCAATCGAAAGCAGAAGCTCCAAAAGCAGAAGCTCCAAAAGCAGAAGCTCCAAAAGCGGAAGCTCCAAAGGCAGAAGCTCCAAAAGCGGAAGCTCCAAAAGCGGAAGCTCCAAAGGCAGAAGCTCCAAAGGCAGAATCATTACCAGAAACTGGTGAAAAGGATGCTTACTTAATTTTTGGTGCAGCAGCATTATCTATTCTTGCTGGTGTTGGTTTAGTTTCAACACGTCGTCAAGAAAATTAA
- a CDS encoding YSIRK-type signal peptide-containing protein (The YSIRK form of extended signal peptide directs nascent proteins to the cross-wall site, while signal peptides lacking YSIRK direct proteins instead to the cell pole. A large fraction of YSIRK proteins are surface proteins anchored by sortase-mediated processing of a C-terminal LPXTG motif.), whose translation MKEFYRQVSRFSIRKFSTGVASVLLGMSFLATASPEVVQAEEVTCSKITYHYVSEEELTQEEKALITTALPSDRVSRDKTYYMVYRPDTNGTLPNTGEGWSALEVGAGVTFLVCALTFLRKKKTWVATAFLVTSLGQAVLIPDASALTHNLFANLTQEFCLPNGAVLPGEVRDIEGYHFIGYIVEMDSEVDLREIGQTPALNSEETVTQEAGNTTETPKVHENAAVPNGLGITTEMEVSSEPMSGATESKNTGNLIVEPEVTETTDIVVSTNSETTAETKVPNTESPSNPMEAPEVEAPTDSGTTPPTEVPSEPAPGAIEIPGTESSAAEPTVPITSEVEAPTDSGTTPATEIPSELAPGATETPGTESPAAEPTVPTAPEVEAPTDSGTTPATEVPSEPTAGAAETPGTANPTEVPVVPTVPEVEEPPATEPTPDTNVPSEPAPGAEETPGTANPTEEPTEPTAPEVEVPTDSGTTPDTNVSSEPTAGAAETPGTANPAAEPTVPTAPEVEAPTDSGTTPATEVPSEPTAGAAETPGTANPTEVPVVPTVPEVEEPPATEPTPDTNVPSEPAPGAEETPGTANPTEEPTEPTAPEVEAPTDSGTTPDTNVSSEPTAGAAETPGTANPAAEPTEPTVPEVESPTDSGSTPATEEPTEAPVAPTNPEVEEPPAAEPTPDTNVPSEPAPGAEETPGTANPTEEPTEPTAPEVEAPTDSGTTPDTNVSSEPTAGAAETPGTANPAAEPTPDTDDAAESETPEPEKNHDVLGGAVLTVTKPLAPLELMVAADKLEQGLQKEVDTNKKTPASVADYEEAKQNALQISEEANAKIVDSTASEEVIAEALQKVEEALRKLEEAEAALEDAPLEKPILELQTLEKQEKEKSVRVQYHLTDPDDTFVSATAQIYAEDKLVKEVQLSKEDLAGFDISDLDYYVDYKIKTTFEYATLAENARETLSNVESFVLERKQIELKNLRDLSLYTYRNGLKTKVISLTEVGSIDDYFVSFISESGKEVQLPIKSITLEDNGFKVVATHPELVQRNANDEYEDDYSFMVSRLAPAKNDIYTSFKDLIEAINANPSGMFTLGADLSAGEIENSGESYVNVPFTGTLNGMHDGKNYTIYDLKATLFESTNSATLTNLNLSNVNVKSTKANVGALVNQATGTTIENVAIEGSITAPHNVAGLVYSAQSNTNIRNVDLNMKITTTAIDTEMKSGGVVGQIGNGSIQKVHAKVEIDTRVKSAQDFGGVIGVAGNNVRVSDVYVEGALANKGGGRVGAVSGNAGRAVFNRIVSAIPVTNGSTLNGGGDNFNATEIYGVEGKSTANVLSKKITQISADAAAEIVESMGITATLSDKETPVGQSSKRIDYSKLPNYDAARETAYRNTEKLLPFYNREYIVKQGNKIDTSSKLFTTNLVSIVPMKDNEVIANLYKNKSTINRLLLNYADGKVEYLEITPGSTFADNTIQEYGINGTELLYTPEQFMTNPEEVIETAMNRVNGLTFFSEDVWKVTQNHPEIEADSPSLEPLAPYQREVLEILYLKDAFKKVHDRAQDVFEAALAQSVAGDFTTAPLKEQMKDYMKKNAVAILVGASYLNRLYNIQFDQMNVGELATFYQNFFGTQVNSLEWLANLGRMGNNALDIKNNPATYAKWIAPVSGYANLRDYLSAYRTRFTELDENDWFKSATKAYIVEVQSKEVPNEKYKVYDQLNRIDHPRMILPLLNLTSEGIYIMSNMTTLSFGMYDRYMDMTLKDTNPDKYASELDRVNKLVDYFAKTQGDHFDFWYRIARPEVKARMYSRSNMPIPVWDGYYIPNFGRKPVHWMPKFGEGATSRMTDFFAPIGKYYTPNGVGAYATGDLVHYVIDKALSAYGQSVFTHEMTHNMDGTVYLGGYGRREFFGAEIYAQGLLQATTSATNQIFALNTNTDYSIAEDGKYANNRVHNLSPDRFQTQEDLKEYLQGRMDVIYTLEALAGNALVKLDKSDQALFYKKIELINDIGESRIRQLSEEDLKSLTLESVDDLVENDILLGVHGLHSNKEKITKNGYEIEHLFAANYSGLTNPKGSVDSLSIKRLSNELLAETGYEGFISYLSNKYRAEARAAGETFNDSYILKKITNDEFLNFHDFKKAMYKRRLNKVNQLKPVSFIYNQKNYTADSVTLTHLIEEAIQADLEALKTKKATSNLLTLNEAIFKAYLLDTNDFRTSIYQ comes from the coding sequence ATGAAGGAATTTTACAGGCAGGTTAGTCGTTTTTCTATACGCAAGTTCTCGACAGGAGTGGCTTCTGTTTTATTAGGGATGAGTTTTTTAGCTACTGCGTCACCTGAGGTGGTACAAGCAGAGGAAGTTACGTGTTCAAAAATTACTTATCACTATGTTAGTGAGGAAGAATTGACTCAAGAAGAGAAAGCGTTGATTACGACAGCTTTACCATCTGATAGAGTGTCTAGAGACAAGACTTATTATATGGTTTATCGTCCAGATACAAATGGAACTTTGCCGAATACAGGCGAAGGATGGTCGGCACTTGAAGTAGGTGCGGGTGTAACGTTTTTGGTTTGTGCGTTAACTTTTCTACGTAAGAAAAAAACATGGGTGGCAACAGCTTTTTTAGTTACAAGTTTAGGGCAAGCAGTTTTAATTCCTGACGCATCTGCTTTGACTCACAATTTATTTGCGAATCTTACCCAAGAATTTTGCTTGCCAAACGGTGCAGTTTTACCGGGTGAAGTACGTGATATTGAGGGGTATCACTTTATTGGTTACATTGTTGAAATGGATTCTGAAGTAGATTTAAGAGAAATAGGCCAGACGCCAGCACTTAACTCAGAAGAAACAGTGACTCAAGAGGCTGGAAATACGACTGAAACACCAAAAGTTCATGAAAATGCAGCAGTTCCGAATGGTTTGGGAATTACAACAGAAATGGAAGTTTCGAGTGAGCCGATGTCAGGAGCAACGGAATCAAAAAATACTGGAAATCTAATCGTAGAACCAGAAGTAACGGAAACGACAGATATAGTAGTGTCGACAAATTCAGAAACAACGGCAGAAACGAAAGTACCAAATACCGAAAGTCCAAGTAATCCAATGGAAGCCCCAGAGGTAGAAGCCCCAACGGATTCAGGTACAACTCCGCCAACAGAAGTACCAAGTGAGCCAGCGCCCGGAGCGATAGAAATACCAGGTACTGAAAGCTCAGCAGCAGAGCCGACGGTACCAATAACCTCAGAGGTAGAAGCACCAACGGATTCAGGGACCACCCCGGCAACAGAAATACCAAGTGAGCTAGCTCCTGGAGCGACAGAAACACCAGGTACTGAAAGTCCAGCAGCAGAACCGACGGTACCAACAGCCCCAGAGGTAGAAGCCCCAACGGATTCAGGGACCACTCCGGCAACAGAAGTACCAAGTGAGCCAACGGCAGGAGCGGCAGAAACGCCAGGTACTGCAAATCCAACAGAAGTCCCAGTGGTACCAACAGTCCCAGAGGTAGAGGAACCGCCAGCAACGGAACCAACGCCAGACACAAACGTACCAAGTGAGCCAGCGCCCGGAGCCGAAGAAACACCAGGTACTGCAAATCCAACGGAAGAACCGACGGAACCAACAGCCCCAGAGGTAGAAGTCCCAACGGATTCAGGGACAACCCCAGATACAAACGTATCAAGTGAGCCAACGGCAGGAGCGGCAGAAACGCCAGGTACTGCAAATCCAGCAGCAGAACCGACGGTACCAACAGCCCCAGAGGTAGAAGCCCCAACGGATTCAGGGACCACTCCGGCAACAGAAGTACCAAGTGAGCCAACGGCAGGAGCGGCAGAAACGCCAGGTACTGCAAATCCAACAGAAGTCCCAGTGGTACCAACAGTCCCAGAGGTAGAGGAACCGCCAGCAACGGAACCAACGCCAGACACAAACGTACCAAGTGAGCCAGCGCCCGGAGCCGAAGAAACACCAGGTACTGCAAATCCAACGGAAGAACCGACGGAACCAACAGCCCCAGAGGTAGAAGCCCCAACGGATTCAGGGACAACCCCAGATACAAACGTATCAAGTGAGCCAACGGCAGGAGCGGCAGAAACGCCAGGTACTGCAAATCCAGCAGCAGAACCGACGGAACCAACAGTCCCAGAGGTAGAATCTCCAACGGATTCAGGGAGCACCCCGGCAACAGAAGAGCCAACGGAAGCCCCAGTGGCACCAACAAACCCAGAGGTAGAGGAACCACCAGCAGCGGAACCAACACCAGACACAAACGTACCAAGTGAGCCAGCGCCCGGAGCCGAAGAAACACCAGGTACTGCAAATCCAACGGAAGAACCGACGGAACCAACAGCCCCAGAGGTAGAAGCCCCAACGGATTCAGGGACAACCCCAGATACAAACGTATCAAGTGAGCCAACGGCAGGAGCGGCAGAAACGCCTGGTACTGCAAATCCAGCAGCAGAACCAACACCAGACACAGATGATGCAGCAGAATCTGAAACACCTGAACCGGAGAAAAACCATGATGTTTTAGGGGGAGCAGTATTAACTGTAACGAAGCCACTTGCTCCGCTTGAGTTAATGGTGGCAGCAGATAAATTAGAGCAAGGCTTGCAAAAAGAAGTTGATACAAATAAAAAAACACCAGCCAGCGTAGCTGACTATGAGGAAGCTAAGCAAAATGCATTGCAAATCTCAGAAGAAGCAAATGCTAAAATTGTAGATTCGACAGCTAGTGAAGAAGTGATTGCTGAAGCTCTGCAAAAAGTAGAAGAGGCACTGCGAAAACTGGAAGAGGCAGAAGCAGCTTTAGAAGACGCACCTCTTGAAAAGCCTATTTTAGAATTGCAGACATTGGAAAAACAAGAAAAAGAAAAATCAGTTCGAGTGCAATATCATTTAACTGATCCAGATGATACATTCGTTTCTGCAACTGCTCAAATTTACGCAGAAGATAAGTTGGTTAAAGAAGTTCAGCTTTCCAAAGAAGATTTAGCTGGATTTGATATTTCAGACTTAGACTATTATGTGGATTACAAAATAAAAACGACTTTTGAATATGCTACATTAGCTGAAAACGCACGTGAAACATTGTCAAATGTCGAATCCTTTGTTTTAGAACGTAAGCAGATTGAATTGAAAAATTTACGTGATTTATCATTGTACACCTATCGAAATGGTTTGAAAACAAAGGTTATCAGTTTAACGGAAGTTGGTTCTATTGATGATTACTTTGTTAGCTTTATATCAGAGAGTGGCAAAGAAGTTCAATTGCCAATCAAGTCAATTACCCTTGAAGACAATGGATTCAAAGTAGTAGCCACTCATCCTGAGCTTGTTCAACGGAATGCGAATGACGAGTATGAAGATGATTACAGCTTTATGGTAAGTCGATTGGCACCAGCCAAAAATGACATCTATACTTCGTTTAAAGATTTAATTGAAGCAATCAATGCTAATCCAAGCGGAATGTTCACATTAGGAGCAGATTTAAGTGCTGGAGAGATTGAAAATTCAGGCGAAAGTTACGTTAATGTTCCATTTACAGGAACTTTAAATGGAATGCATGACGGTAAAAATTACACGATTTACGACTTGAAAGCAACACTATTTGAATCTACTAATAGTGCTACGCTAACGAATCTTAATTTATCAAATGTCAATGTTAAATCTACAAAAGCAAATGTAGGTGCTCTTGTAAATCAAGCAACTGGAACAACAATAGAAAATGTTGCGATTGAGGGTAGTATAACTGCGCCGCATAATGTTGCTGGATTAGTGTATTCTGCTCAATCGAATACAAATATCCGTAATGTTGATCTCAATATGAAAATCACAACGACAGCGATTGATACAGAAATGAAATCAGGTGGCGTGGTAGGACAAATTGGTAATGGTAGTATTCAAAAAGTGCATGCAAAAGTTGAAATTGATACTCGAGTGAAATCAGCACAAGACTTTGGTGGTGTTATAGGTGTTGCTGGAAATAATGTAAGAGTATCTGATGTCTATGTTGAGGGAGCATTAGCAAATAAAGGCGGTGGACGAGTTGGAGCAGTCAGTGGAAATGCAGGACGTGCAGTCTTTAATCGGATTGTATCGGCAATTCCAGTGACGAATGGTTCTACCCTAAATGGTGGCGGTGATAATTTCAATGCAACCGAAATCTACGGTGTCGAAGGCAAGTCTACGGCAAATGTTCTTTCGAAAAAAATAACTCAAATTAGTGCAGATGCAGCAGCTGAAATCGTTGAATCAATGGGAATAACTGCTACATTATCAGATAAGGAAACACCGGTAGGTCAAAGTTCGAAACGCATTGACTATAGCAAGTTGCCAAACTATGATGCAGCACGCGAAACAGCTTATCGCAATACTGAAAAGCTCTTGCCATTTTACAATCGTGAATACATTGTGAAGCAAGGGAATAAGATTGATACTTCAAGTAAACTATTTACAACGAATTTAGTGTCAATTGTTCCAATGAAAGATAATGAAGTAATTGCCAACCTCTATAAGAATAAGAGTACAATTAATCGCCTACTCTTGAATTATGCAGACGGAAAAGTCGAATACTTAGAGATTACTCCAGGTTCAACTTTTGCTGATAATACTATTCAGGAATACGGAATTAATGGCACAGAATTGCTTTATACGCCGGAGCAATTTATGACCAATCCAGAAGAAGTTATCGAAACAGCGATGAATCGAGTTAACGGATTAACATTTTTCTCAGAAGATGTGTGGAAAGTGACTCAAAACCACCCTGAGATAGAGGCAGACAGTCCAAGTCTTGAACCACTTGCACCTTACCAGAGAGAGGTTTTAGAAATTCTATATCTCAAGGATGCCTTTAAGAAAGTGCATGATCGTGCTCAAGATGTCTTTGAAGCAGCATTGGCTCAAAGTGTTGCTGGTGATTTTACAACGGCACCTTTAAAAGAGCAAATGAAAGATTATATGAAAAAGAATGCTGTTGCGATTCTTGTAGGTGCAAGCTATCTCAATCGTTTGTATAATATTCAATTTGACCAGATGAATGTCGGAGAACTCGCTACTTTCTATCAAAACTTCTTTGGTACGCAAGTGAATAGTTTGGAATGGTTAGCTAACCTTGGTCGTATGGGCAATAATGCATTGGACATTAAGAATAACCCTGCAACCTATGCGAAATGGATTGCTCCAGTATCTGGTTATGCGAATTTACGTGATTATTTGAGTGCTTACCGTACACGCTTTACTGAACTAGATGAAAATGATTGGTTTAAATCTGCGACAAAAGCGTATATCGTAGAAGTGCAATCGAAAGAAGTGCCGAATGAAAAATATAAAGTATATGACCAGCTTAATCGTATCGACCACCCTCGAATGATTTTACCATTGTTGAATTTGACTTCTGAGGGAATCTATATCATGAGCAATATGACCACCTTGTCATTTGGTATGTATGACCGTTATATGGATATGACGCTTAAAGACACGAATCCAGATAAATATGCTAGCGAACTTGACCGTGTCAATAAACTGGTAGACTATTTCGCTAAAACGCAAGGAGACCATTTTGATTTCTGGTATCGAATAGCTAGACCAGAAGTGAAAGCTCGAATGTATAGTCGTAGCAATATGCCAATTCCGGTATGGGACGGTTACTATATTCCAAATTTTGGTAGAAAGCCAGTTCATTGGATGCCGAAGTTTGGAGAAGGGGCCACTAGTCGTATGACAGATTTCTTTGCACCAATTGGAAAATACTATACTCCAAATGGTGTTGGTGCGTATGCAACGGGGGACTTAGTCCACTACGTTATTGATAAAGCATTGTCTGCTTATGGGCAATCTGTATTTACGCACGAAATGACTCACAATATGGACGGAACGGTTTATCTTGGAGGTTATGGCCGTAGAGAATTTTTTGGTGCAGAAATTTATGCTCAAGGTCTACTGCAAGCAACTACATCAGCGACGAATCAGATTTTTGCACTTAATACGAATACAGACTATTCGATTGCAGAGGACGGAAAATATGCAAATAATCGTGTGCATAATCTATCGCCAGATCGGTTCCAAACACAAGAAGACTTGAAAGAATATCTTCAAGGTCGTATGGATGTGATTTATACGCTTGAAGCCTTAGCAGGTAATGCGTTAGTGAAATTGGATAAATCAGACCAAGCTTTGTTCTATAAGAAAATTGAACTCATTAATGATATTGGTGAGTCGAGAATTCGTCAATTGAGCGAAGAAGATTTAAAATCGCTCACTTTAGAGAGTGTGGATGACTTGGTTGAAAATGATATTTTATTGGGTGTTCATGGTCTTCATAGCAATAAAGAGAAAATTACTAAAAATGGTTATGAAATTGAACACTTATTTGCTGCGAATTATAGTGGTTTAACGAATCCGAAAGGTTCCGTAGATAGTTTAAGTATTAAACGTTTGAGTAATGAGTTATTAGCTGAAACAGGATACGAAGGGTTTATTTCGTATCTATCGAATAAATATCGAGCTGAAGCACGAGCTGCAGGTGAAACATTTAATGATTCGTATATTCTCAAGAAGATTACCAATGATGAGTTTTTAAATTTCCATGACTTTAAAAAAGCGATGTACAAACGTCGTTTAAATAAAGTAAATCAATTGAAACCAGTTAGCTTTATTTACAATCAGAAGAATTATACAGCAGATTCAGTAACATTAACTCATTTGATTGAAGAAGCCATTCAAGCTGATTTGGAAGCCTTAAAGACTAAGAAAGCAACATCCAATCTCTTGACGCTCAATGAAGCGATTTTCAAAGCGTATCTTTTAGATACGAATGATTTTAGAACGTCGATTTATCAATAA